One window from the genome of Elaeis guineensis isolate ETL-2024a chromosome 5, EG11, whole genome shotgun sequence encodes:
- the LOC105044409 gene encoding metallothionein-like protein type 2 — MRGLGLGYGAVFERKRESLYFIFRVKKMSCCGGNCGCGSGCKCGTGCGGCKMYPDMAEERSTTTQTVIMGVAPQKGQVEGFEMATGSENGGCKCGSNCTCDPCNCK, encoded by the exons ATGAGAGGCCTTGGCCTTGGTTATGGGGCCGTgtttgagagaaagagagagagtttaTATTTCATTTTCAGAGTGAAGAAAATGTCTTGCTGCGGAGGGAACTGCGGGTGTGGATCTGGCTGCAAATGCGGCACTGGATGTGGAGG ATGCAAGATGTACCCTGACATGGCTGAGGAGAGGAGCACCACCACTCAAACCGTGATCATGGGGGTTGCACCTCAGAAGGG GCAAGTTGAAGGGTTCGAGATGGCGACTGGATCCGAGAACGGCGGCTGCAAGTGCGGATCCAACTGCACCTGCGATCCCTGCAACTGTAAATGA